CGTTCTTCGACATCGCTGACGAGCTGGGGCTGCTGGTCTGGCAGGATTTCATGTTCGGCGGTGGCATGCAGCCGGGTTACGATCCGGCGTTCCGCGCCAGCGTGGTCGCCGAGGCGCGCGACAACGTGCGCCGGCTGCGCCATCACCCCAGCATCGTGCTGTGGTGTGGCAACAACGAAGAAGAAACCGCCTGGAAGGACTGGGGCCACGGCCGCGACCTGAAGGCGGCCGATCCGGCGTTCGCGGCGAAGGTCTGGCAGGGTTACGTGGGCCTGTTCGGCAACGATCTGCGCGCGGTGGTGGGCGAGGAAGGGCTTGGCGTGCCGTACTGGTCCAGTTCGCCCAGCAATGATCTGGACGAGAAGGCCAACGATTCCACCCGCGGCGACAAGCACTACTGGCAGGTGTGGGGCAATCCGGCGCTGCCGGTGCAGGCCTACCTGCGGGAGACGCCGCGCTTCATGTCCGAGTACGGTCTGCAGGCATGGCCATCGGTGGCCACGGTGGACCAGATCGCCACCCGTGCCGAACAGCGCATCGACAGCCCGGTGATCCGCGCACACCAGAAGTTCATGGCCGGTGAGGGCAACAGTCGCCTGCTGCACTACATTGAACTTGGCTACGGCACGCCGAAGGATTTCGAGGACTTCGTCTACCTCAGCCAAGTGATGCAGGCCGATGGCATCGCCCTGGCAGCGTTGCATCACCGCGCCTCGCGGCCGTACACGATGGGCTCGCTGTACTGGCAGCTCAACGACGTCTGGCCGGGCGCTTCCTGGTCCAGCGTGGACTATTTTGGCCGCTGGAAGGCACTGCATTTCGCCGCGCGGCGCTTCTTCGCGCCGGTGACCGTGGCGGCGCTGCGTGACGAGGGCCGCACGCGGGTGCGCCTGATCAATGATGGCGCCGCGCAGGATGCGCGTTGGCGGCTGCGGGTGATGGACGTGGAGGGCAAGGTGCTGCGCCGCCGTGAGGAAGAGGTCGCATTGGCGGCGGAAGGTGTTACCTCGATCGGTGATTTCCGCGACGCGGAGCTGCTGGCCGGTGCCGACCCGAGGCGTACGGTGGCGGTGTTCGAGCTGCTGCAGCACGACACGGTGAGTGCGCGGCAGGTGGTCGGATTCGTCGAAGCCAGGGACCAGGTGCTGCCGCGGCAGAAGCTGAAGGCGACCCTCGCCATCGAAGGCGACCACTATCGTCTGCGGCTGCAGAGCGCGGCCTATGTACGTGCGGCGTGGATCGACTTCGGTGCACTGGAGGTGCAGGTGGAAGACAACCTGCTGGACCTGCTGCCGGGCGAGACGCGCGACATCGCGGTGCGTGGCCCGGTGGACCTGACGAACCTGCGCGACGCGCTGAAGGTGAAGACCCTCAACGATCGTTGAGGGGTATCCCGCTTTGGTAGGTGCCAACCAAGGTTG
This genomic interval from Stenotrophomonas sp. 57 contains the following:
- a CDS encoding glycoside hydrolase family 2 protein translates to MHRLPLVVRLLLLLIAVSAFPALAAPLQAQWEFRMLPGDAQGAAHPGLQQWRAAQVPGSVHTDLLAHALIRDPYVGAPEAELQWIGLADWEYRARFDVDAATLAKPNAELRFDGLDTYAEVELNGKPLLRADNAHRTWRARVEGRLRAKDNELQIVFRSPIRTLLPGVQAMPHKIAGNYPSPYGDEPKDAMVGNFARKPAYHFGWDWGPRYVTAGVWRGVHLQAWDTHRLTDVAVRTDALSAEQAKLAVLLQVEQGAAAGSAVVQVDVQDPQGRSVAQVQRTVLLTPGQNSVEVPVELADPQRWWPVGHGAQDRYTVQARLDDGGTPELAREQRIGLRTVELRREEDGKGGQGFAFVINGVPIFAKGANVIPFDAFPARVDAARLRQVLVAARDANMNMLRNWGGGYYEDDAFFDIADELGLLVWQDFMFGGGMQPGYDPAFRASVVAEARDNVRRLRHHPSIVLWCGNNEEETAWKDWGHGRDLKAADPAFAAKVWQGYVGLFGNDLRAVVGEEGLGVPYWSSSPSNDLDEKANDSTRGDKHYWQVWGNPALPVQAYLRETPRFMSEYGLQAWPSVATVDQIATRAEQRIDSPVIRAHQKFMAGEGNSRLLHYIELGYGTPKDFEDFVYLSQVMQADGIALAALHHRASRPYTMGSLYWQLNDVWPGASWSSVDYFGRWKALHFAARRFFAPVTVAALRDEGRTRVRLINDGAAQDARWRLRVMDVEGKVLRRREEEVALAAEGVTSIGDFRDAELLAGADPRRTVAVFELLQHDTVSARQVVGFVEARDQVLPRQKLKATLAIEGDHYRLRLQSAAYVRAAWIDFGALEVQVEDNLLDLLPGETRDIAVRGPVDLTNLRDALKVKTLNDR